One stretch of Schlesneria sp. DSM 10557 DNA includes these proteins:
- the rpmG gene encoding 50S ribosomal protein L33, with amino-acid sequence MAREYVWLECTETGLRNYRISKETKGTERLELMKYNKKLRRHTLHKESRKK; translated from the coding sequence GTGGCTCGAGAGTATGTTTGGTTGGAGTGTACCGAAACTGGGTTGCGAAATTACCGAATCTCGAAAGAGACGAAGGGTACTGAGCGACTGGAGTTGATGAAGTACAATAAGAAGCTCCGACGGCACACGCTGCACAAAGAATCTCGGAAGAAGTGA
- the secE gene encoding preprotein translocase subunit SecE, translated as MAKVQRDTLLKSILSTDLYQRKQGRAVRRCTAGAIFLTFVLASQALYHTVLLDFGTSTASAVVALINVVGAWFAFRVVNYPVFADFLIDVESEMTKVTWPSWVELQRATLVVLATTFLFSALLFGYDIAWQKFLEMTGVLRLSR; from the coding sequence ATGGCCAAAGTTCAGCGCGATACGCTGTTGAAAAGCATCTTAAGCACGGACCTCTATCAGCGTAAACAAGGGCGCGCAGTCAGACGTTGTACCGCAGGTGCAATTTTTCTGACGTTCGTGCTTGCGAGCCAGGCGTTGTATCACACAGTCCTTTTGGACTTCGGTACGTCCACGGCTTCCGCAGTGGTTGCGCTGATCAATGTCGTTGGTGCCTGGTTTGCGTTTCGCGTGGTGAACTATCCGGTGTTCGCTGACTTCCTGATCGACGTTGAATCCGAGATGACCAAGGTCACGTGGCCGAGTTGGGTGGAACTGCAGCGTGCCACGCTGGTTGTGCTGGCGACGACGTTTCTGTTTTCGGCCTTGCTGTTTGGTTACGATATTGCATGGCAGAAGTTTTTGGAGATGACGGGGGTTCTCAGGCTGTCACGTTAG
- the nusG gene encoding transcription termination/antitermination protein NusG, producing MTTESGVEGSQDGQMLWYVLKIQSNREKTIRDSLLRRMRQEGLQDYFGEIVIPTEKIVENRNGKKRVIEQKLYPGYLMIQMVLNDDTWYLVRSTAGVGDFTGSAGKPSPMPMHEVHKMLGASHTIAEEPAKVKHDLKAGDNVKIIEGPFGSFDGTVGSVDASSGKLTVMIEIFGRSTPVDVEAWQVERV from the coding sequence ATGACGACGGAATCCGGAGTCGAGGGTTCCCAAGACGGGCAGATGCTGTGGTATGTTTTGAAAATTCAAAGCAACCGCGAAAAGACGATTCGCGATTCGTTGTTGCGACGAATGCGGCAGGAAGGGTTGCAAGACTACTTCGGCGAGATCGTCATCCCAACCGAAAAGATCGTTGAGAACAGAAACGGGAAGAAACGGGTCATCGAACAGAAGCTGTATCCCGGCTACCTGATGATCCAGATGGTTTTGAATGACGATACTTGGTATCTGGTGAGAAGTACCGCAGGCGTCGGAGACTTCACGGGCTCGGCGGGCAAGCCATCACCAATGCCAATGCATGAAGTGCATAAGATGCTCGGGGCATCGCACACGATTGCGGAAGAACCGGCCAAGGTGAAGCATGATCTGAAGGCTGGGGACAACGTCAAGATTATCGAAGGTCCCTTTGGGTCGTTCGATGGTACAGTCGGAAGTGTGGATGCGAGCAGCGGTAAGTTGACAGTGATGATTGAAATTTTCGGTCGCAGCACGCCGGTCGACGTTGAGGCATGGCAGGTTGAGCGGGTTTAG
- the rplK gene encoding 50S ribosomal protein L11 — MAKKEAKIKAQVKVQIPGGKATPAPPVGTALGPHGINLGQFVMQFNEKTRDLNGMVVPVVITILEDRSFTFVLKSPPASVLLKQAAKIAMGAHNARTEKVGSVTQAQLIEIAKTKFEDLNTSSVEQAAKMIAGTARSMGIEVI; from the coding sequence GTGGCGAAGAAAGAAGCGAAGATCAAGGCCCAGGTGAAGGTTCAGATCCCTGGCGGCAAGGCAACTCCTGCCCCTCCAGTTGGTACTGCGCTCGGTCCCCACGGGATCAACCTCGGCCAGTTCGTCATGCAGTTTAACGAGAAGACGCGTGACCTGAACGGGATGGTTGTACCCGTTGTGATCACCATCTTGGAAGATCGGTCTTTTACGTTCGTTCTGAAAAGCCCCCCTGCTTCCGTGCTGCTTAAGCAAGCCGCAAAGATTGCGATGGGTGCTCACAACGCTCGGACCGAAAAGGTCGGTAGCGTGACGCAGGCGCAACTGATTGAGATCGCGAAGACGAAGTTCGAAGATTTAAATACATCAAGCGTCGAGCAAGCTGCGAAGATGATCGCGGGAACCGCTCGAAGCATGGGCATTGAGGTGATCTGA
- the rplA gene encoding 50S ribosomal protein L1, translating into MANQSKRIRHLTKVLEATPSADLPTAIEILKNVEGSLPEKIRKCRFDQTVAIAVRLGVDPKQADQIVRGSIVLPHGIGKAQRVLVFTQGDNVGVATAAGADYVGGKDLADKIRGGWMDFDVAIATPDMMGVVGPLGKVLGPRGLMPSPRAGTVTQDVASAVREYKAGKVEFRVDSGGNVHCVVGRLSFDHQKLVENTEALLKYIRSLKPSTSKGQYIRNVAIGATMTPSITVAV; encoded by the coding sequence ATGGCTAATCAGTCAAAGCGGATTCGGCATCTCACGAAAGTTCTGGAAGCGACTCCTTCAGCGGACTTGCCAACAGCGATCGAGATTCTGAAGAATGTAGAAGGTTCTCTTCCCGAGAAGATCCGGAAGTGCCGATTCGACCAGACGGTAGCGATTGCTGTGCGGTTGGGCGTTGATCCGAAGCAGGCCGATCAGATCGTGCGAGGTTCAATCGTTCTGCCTCACGGTATCGGTAAGGCCCAGCGGGTGCTGGTCTTTACACAAGGCGATAACGTTGGCGTTGCTACGGCCGCAGGTGCTGACTACGTCGGCGGAAAAGATCTCGCCGACAAGATTCGCGGCGGTTGGATGGACTTCGATGTCGCGATCGCTACACCAGACATGATGGGTGTCGTTGGTCCGCTCGGTAAAGTGCTTGGTCCCCGCGGTTTGATGCCGTCGCCACGTGCGGGTACCGTCACCCAGGACGTCGCTTCTGCAGTTCGCGAATACAAAGCGGGTAAAGTCGAGTTCCGCGTGGATTCCGGTGGCAACGTTCACTGTGTCGTGGGGCGTTTGTCTTTCGATCATCAGAAGCTCGTTGAGAACACTGAGGCCTTGCTCAAGTATATCCGGTCCTTGAAGCCGTCGACTTCGAAGGGTCAGTATATCCGAAACGTTGCGATCGGTGCGACGATGACTCCGAGCATTACCGTCGCCGTATAG
- the rplJ gene encoding 50S ribosomal protein L10: protein MSKYVKDLMIDGIQKVVGECREVVVVDVSKVDAVNANKMRIALRQKNIRLLSVKNAVARRALGEIGLSGVGSSLVGPSTLAFGGEDIVALARELTEWANKIKVLEIKGGGLGETPLSAPDVETLSKSPGRKEMLSQLVGLILSPGARVSGAVLGAGGKLAGQVKTLSERTE, encoded by the coding sequence ATGAGCAAGTACGTCAAAGATTTGATGATCGACGGCATTCAGAAGGTCGTCGGCGAATGTCGCGAAGTCGTTGTGGTCGACGTGTCAAAAGTTGACGCGGTCAATGCCAACAAGATGCGAATCGCTCTTCGTCAGAAGAACATTCGGCTGTTGAGCGTCAAGAACGCGGTCGCTCGTCGTGCACTCGGTGAAATTGGTCTATCTGGTGTCGGCTCCTCGCTGGTGGGTCCTTCCACCCTGGCGTTTGGTGGCGAAGACATCGTTGCCCTCGCTCGGGAACTGACCGAGTGGGCGAACAAGATTAAGGTTTTGGAAATCAAGGGTGGCGGACTGGGAGAGACTCCTCTCAGCGCACCTGATGTGGAAACACTCAGCAAGAGTCCAGGCCGCAAAGAGATGCTTTCGCAGCTCGTGGGTCTGATCCTGTCGCCAGGAGCTCGAGTTTCTGGTGCGGTATTGGGTGCCGGTGGTAAGTTGGCAGGTCAGGTCAAGACCCTGAGTGAGCGGACGGAATAG
- the rplL gene encoding 50S ribosomal protein L7/L12 encodes MSEVTFDDTTKELGDKIVGLTLLQAKALSDYLKQVHGIEPAGGGVMMAAPAAGGGAAAAVEAKTEFDVILTGFGDAKINVIKVVRGATGLGLKEAKDLVEGVPKPLKTGVSEDDAKKLKAEIEQAGGTAEIK; translated from the coding sequence ATGTCCGAAGTGACGTTTGACGACACGACGAAGGAACTCGGCGACAAGATCGTTGGATTGACGCTGCTGCAGGCGAAGGCGCTGTCTGACTACTTGAAGCAAGTTCATGGTATCGAGCCAGCCGGTGGCGGCGTGATGATGGCCGCTCCTGCTGCTGGTGGTGGTGCAGCTGCTGCTGTTGAAGCGAAGACCGAATTTGACGTGATCCTCACCGGATTCGGTGACGCCAAGATCAACGTCATCAAGGTTGTTCGTGGTGCGACCGGCCTCGGTCTGAAGGAAGCCAAGGACCTGGTTGAAGGCGTGCCCAAGCCGCTGAAGACCGGTGTTTCGGAAGACGATGCCAAGAAGCTGAAAGCGGAAATCGAGCAGGCTGGTGGTACTGCCGAGATCAAGTGA